From the Eremothecium cymbalariae DBVPG#7215 chromosome 6, complete sequence genome, one window contains:
- the CCT7 gene encoding chaperonin-containing T-complex subunit CCT7 (similar to Ashbya gossypii AFR067W), producing the protein MNFGNQTPTIVVLKEGTDASQGRGQIISNINACLTIQDTLKPTLGPLGSDILIVSSNGKTTISNDGATILKLLDVVHPAAKTLVDISRAQDAEVGDGTTSVTVLAGELLKEAKPFLEEGISSHVIIKGYRQAVQSALQKIQDLAVDISGKNINRDLLERCARTAMSSKLINHNAEFFVQMCVDAVLSLDQEDLDEKLIGIKKIPGGAMEDSLFVNGVAFQKTFSYAGFEQQPKRFENPKILSLNIELELKAEKDNAEVRVEHVEDYQSVVDAEWRIIMDKLKQIEDTGANIVLSKLPIGDLATQYFADRDIFCAGRVTAEDMNRVIQAVGGAVQSTTTDIRQEHLGTCAEFEEVQIGSERYNLFQGCPQAKTCTLLLRGGAEQVIAEVERSLHDAIMIVKRALENRLVVAGGGAIEMEISKFLRDYSKTIAGKQQLIINAFAKALEVIPRQLCENAGFDAIEILNKLRLAHSKGEKWFGVDFETETIGDNFAKFVWEPALVKTNALSSATEAANLILSIDETIKNKESDGANAGMAPPPGARGRGVPLH; encoded by the coding sequence ATGAATTTTGGTAACCAAACACCAACGATTGTTGTGTTGAAAGAAGGTACTGATGCTTCCCAGGGGCGTGGTCAGATCATCTCCAATATCAACGCTTGTTTGACAATTCAAGACACTCTAAAACCCACACTGGGTCCCTTAGGATCGGATATTTTAATAGTTTCCAGCAATGGGAAAACCACGATTTCCAATGATGGAGCGACGATTTTAAAGTTGTTAGATGTTGTACATCCGGCAGCAAAGACTCTGGTCGATATATCGAGGGCTCAAGACGCAGAGGTTGGCGATGGTACTACCAGTGTGACGGTACTTGCTGGAGAATTGCTGAAGGAGGCCAAACCGTTTCTAGAAGAAGGTATTTCTTCTcatgttattattaaggGATACCGCCAGGCTGTTCAGTCGgctcttcaaaaaatacaagATTTGGCAGTAGACATTAGTGGTAAGAATATTAACCGAGACTTGCTCGAGCGTTGTGCGAGAACAGCTATGTCATCCAAGTTGATTAACCATAATGCGGagttttttgttcaaatgTGTGTAGATGCTGTGCTCTCTCTAGATCAAGAAGATTTGGATGAGAAGTTGATTGGGATCAAGAAGATTCCTGGTGGAGCTATGGAGGATTCATTATTTGTGAATGGTGTTGCATTTCAAAAAACGTTTTCTTATGCTGGGTTTGAACAACAGCCAAAAAGATTTGAGAATCCCAAGATcctttctttgaatataGAGCTGGAATTGAAGGCAGAAAAGGACAATGCCGAAGTACGTGTCGAGCATGTTGAGGACTACCAATCCGTGGTTGATGCCGAATGGCGAATCATCATGGACAAGTTGAAACAAATAGAGGATACTGGTGCAAATATTGTGTTGTCCAAACTACCCATTGGTGATCTAGCTACGCAGTACTTCGCTGACAGGGATATCTTCTGTGCTGGGAGAGTTACCGCAGAGGATATGAATAGGGTGATCCAGGCTGTAGGCGGTGCAGTTCAATCCACGACTACTGATATTAGACAGGAACACTTGGGCACATGTGCTGAATTCGAAGAAGTACAAATTGGTTCAGAACGGTATAACCTGTTCCAAGGTTGTCCTCAAGCCAAGACATGTACATTACTACTCAGGGGTGGTGCCGAACAGGTCATAGCTGAAGTAGAGAGGTCTTTGCACGATGCTATTATGATTGTTAAAAGAGCTCTAGAAAACAGACTAGTTGTTGCTGGCGGTGGGGCCATTGAAATGGAAATCTCTAAGTTCTTGAGAGACTACTCTAAGACGATTGCTGGTAAGCAACAATTGATTATTAACGCATTTGCTAAGGCTTTGGAAGTCATTCCTAGACAGCTTTGTGAAAACGCCGGATTTGATGCCATCgaaatattgaataagCTAAGACTTGCCCATAGTAAGGGTGAAAAATGGTTCGGTGTGGACTTTGAAACTGAAACTATAGGGGATAACTTTGCCAAATTCGTCTGGGAACCCGCCCTAGTGAAGACAAATGCTCTCAGTAGTGCCACTGAAGCCGCTAACTTGATCTTATCCATCGATGAAACTATCAAGAACAAGGAAAGCGATGGCGCAAACGCTGGTATGGCTCCACCACCAGGGGCCAGAGGCAGAGGCGTTCCATTGCATTAG
- a CDS encoding uncharacterized protein (similar to Ashbya gossypii AFR066C) produces MPVMEVPSTMRAVVIEGDKAVVKTGVQVPGLAGNTALIKVKAVASNPTDWKHIFWQIGPQGSILGCDVAGEIVSLGPEADGRWAIGDKVCAMVHGASVKYPENGAFAEYAKVDLAICLKLKDLEYATADSSGVVPHGKVSTWEAAASIPVCLLTASNVLMNQLGNKLEWEPKNPQHPHSVLVWGGATVTGQFFIQLAKRTNAYANIVVVASKKHESMLKGFGADEIFDYHDEDVLAQITKKYPDLYHILDAVATPSTFGQVYACAPTDKPVTLVELISFSENDIPPAERKSNVSINLTMMYLVSGESIPFGTVTFPADPKVRTSVIEFLEFIQPRIESGEIHHPAVKISKGLDTIPSLMEDIKTGRNSGFKLVASL; encoded by the coding sequence ATGCCAGTTATGGAAGTGCCAAGTACTATGAGAGCTGTAGTGATTGAGGGTGACAAAGCGGTCGTCAAGACCGGTGTTCAAGTTCCTGGGTTGGCTGGGAATACGGCGTTGATCAAGGTCAAAGCGGTTGCCAGCAACCCCACGGACTGGAAGCACATCTTCTGGCAGATTGGTCCACAGGGATCGATTTTGGGGTGCGATGTTGCAGGAGAGATTGTCTCTTTGGGGCCAGAAGCTGACGGCAGATGGGCTATCGGAGACAAGGTTTGTGCAATGGTTCATGGTGCCTCTGTGAAATACCCTGAGAATGGAGCGTTCGCAGAGTATGCCAAAGTCGACCTGGCCATCTGTTTAAAGCTAAAGGACTTAGAGTATGCTACCGCAGACAGTTCAGGCGTTGTCCCACACGGGAAGGTTTCCACCTGGGAGGCGGCTGCGTCCATTCCTGTTTGTTTACTCACTGCCTCAAACGTGCTTATGAACCAATTAGGCAACAAGCTAGAATGGGAACCGAAGAACCCTCAACACCCACATTCTGTGTTGGTGTGGGGCGGGGCAACCGTAACCGGCCAGTTCTTTATCCAGTTGGCCAAGCGGACAAACGCTTACGCAAACATCGTTGTCGTTGCATCCAAGAAGCACGAATCCATGCTAAAGGGCTTCGGCGCCGACGAAATCTTCGACTACCATGATGAGGACGTCCTAGCCCAGATCACCAAGAAATACCCCGATCTATACCACATCCTCGATGCCGTCGCCACCCCTTCAACTTTCGGACAGGTCTACGCTTGTGCCCCAACAGACAAGCCGGTGACCTTGGTTGAGCTTATCTCCTTCTCTGAGAACGACATTCCCCCAGCCGAACGTAAGTCCAACGTCTCCATCAACCTAACGATGATGTACTTGGTCAGCGGCGAGAGTATCCCCTTTGGCACAGTGACTTTCCCAGCCGACCCAAAGGTGAGAACCAGCGTCATCGAGTTCTTGGAGTTCATCCAGCCAAGAATAGAGAGCGGTGAGATCCATCACCCAGCGGTCAAAATCAGCAAGGGCTTGGACACAATCCCATCATTGATGGAAGATATCAAAACTGGCAGAAACTCCGGCTTCAAGTTGGTCGCCTCTTTGTAG
- the CWP2 gene encoding Cwp2p (similar to Ashbya gossypii AFR065W) has translation MKFSLAIAALTAASVVVAQQPISQIGDGQIQATTGTEPPKVPVTKSSSTPASSAPPASSAPPASSTPPAVATQSVNAGVQLGSGALGAGVLAAGALLVI, from the coding sequence ATGAAGTTCTCTCTCGCTATTGCTGCTCTAACTGCTGCctctgttgttgttgctcAACAGCCAATTTCTCAAATTGGTGACGGTCAAATCCAGGCTACTACCGGTACTGAACCACCTAAGGTTCCAGTGACCAAGTCTTCGTCTACTCCAGCCAGCTCAGCACCTCCAGCCAGCTCAGCCCCACCAGCCAGCTCCACTCCACCAGCTGTTGCCACCCAGTCTGTCAACGCTGGTGTTCAGTTGGGTTCTGGTGCGCTAGGTGCCGGTGTTTTGGCTGCTGGTGCTTTGTTGGTCATCTAG
- the FPR1 gene encoding peptidylprolyl isomerase FPR1 (similar to Ashbya gossypii AFR064C) — MSEVIEGGVVIERLTPGDGKSFPKAGDLVTIHYTGTLENGTKFDSSVDRGHPFQCNVGVGHVIKGWDAAIPKLSVGEKARLRIPGPYAYGSRGFPGLIPPDATLIFDVELLKIN, encoded by the coding sequence ATGTCTGAAGTTATTGAAGGCGGCGTTGTGATTGAGAGGTTGACTCCCGGTGACGGTAAAAGTTTCCCCAAAGCTGGCGACCTGGTGACGATCCATTACACAGGGACCCTAGAGAATGGCACCAAGTTTGATTCGTCCGTGGACAGGGGACATCCGTTCCAGTGCAATGTGGGTGTCGGGCATGTGATCAAGGGGTGGGATGCAGCTATCCCAAAGTTGTCTGTTGGCGAGAAGGCCAGGTTGAGAATTCCGGGGCCGTATGCGTACGGGTCACGTGGTTTCCCTGGGTTAATTCCGCCTGATGCGACGTTGATTTTTGACGTTGAGTTGCTCAAGATCAACTAG
- a CDS encoding uncharacterized protein (similar to Ashbya gossypii AFR060C) — protein MVNVNKKSHRKTSRRAQNQAIHSDRGSLFNRIGSKSSRSNDTSNAEDTKKATGKSEGSSNALKVINGRLINADDIGAQLREFNKRNISKNKAHKRALLAGNGSPRRRKLLKERIPAPMIASRSVFSSSNYDDESDMPSRSRGKKGSVSRNRNLQSLTI, from the coding sequence ATGGTGAATGTTAACAAGAAAAGCCATAGGAAGACCTCTAGAAGAGCACAAAATCAGGCAATTCATAGTGATCGTGGATCTCTTTTTAATAGAATTGGTTCGAAATCATCGAGAAGCAATGATACTTCTAATGCTGAGGACACAAAAAAGGCTACGGGGAAAAGTGAGGGTAGCAGTAATGCTTTAAAGGTCATCAATGGGAGACTGATCAATGCTGATGATATAGGAGCACAGTTACGAGAGTTTAATAAACGGAACATATCTAAGAATAAAGCTCATAAGCGCGCGCTGCTGGCTGGTAATGGTTCTCCCAGACGCCGTAAGCTTTTGAAAGAGCGAATTCCAGCTCCTATGATTGCCTCGAGGTCTGtcttcagcagcagtaattatgatgatgagagCGATATGCCATCCAGGTCTCGTGGTAAAAAAGGTAGTGTTAGTAGGAACCGGAACCTTCAATCTTTAACTATATAA
- the DID2 gene encoding Did2p (similar to Ashbya gossypii AFR068C) has translation MSRNSAAGLENTLFQLKFTAKQLNRQAAKAAKEEKQETNKLKKILNENEEIARLYALNAIRKRNERLQLLKLASRIDAVASRVQTAVTMRQVSGSMAQVCRGMDRALQSMNLQQITMVMDKFEQQFEDLDTSVNVYEDMGQNVDAVAVDHDKIDELMNQVADENGLELRQSAQLKDLPQVQNTAAEVTEEKEDKLAQRLRMLRG, from the coding sequence ATGTCGCGTAATTCTGCTGCTGGTTTAGAGAATACGTTATTTCAACTCAAGTTTACTGCCAAGCAGTTAAATAGACAGGCTGCTAAAGCGGCCAAAGAGGAGAAGCAAGAAACTAACAAATTAAAGAAGATTCTCAACGAGAATGAAGAGATTGCTCGTCTTTATGCATTGAATGCTATTCGTAAACGGAATGAACGTTTAcagttgttgaaattggCATCGAGGATTGATGCTGTGGCATCGAGGGTTCAGACAGCTGTGACGATGAGGCAGGTGAGCGGATCCATGGCTCAAGTTTGCAGAGGTATGGACAGAGCGCTACAGAGTATGAACCTGCAACAAATCACAATGGTTATGGATAAGTTTGAGCAGCagtttgaagatttggatACAAGTGTTAATGTGTATGAGGATATGGGTCAGAATGTAGATGCAGTAGCTGTGGATCATGATAAGATTGATGAATTGATGAATCAGGTAGCAGACGAGAACGGTTTAGAACTCAGGCAAAGCGCTCAACTAAAAGATTTACCTCAGGTGCAAAATACGGCAGCAGAGGTTACggaagagaaagaagacAAATTAGCGCAGAGATTACGAATGTTGCGTGGATAA
- the EAF7 gene encoding Eaf7p (similar to Ashbya gossypii AFR063W) has protein sequence MARGKKAIEGGGLMAIKWSTVDEIRLFKWVAQFKPAGIHKHFHMRCILERLNNPNDYPVTLLQNDEPRKVFTSEDVWLKLGEYYNLEEADKVEGIILDKDVELARQQLVVDKKLRQVEEFSLPWNEYGELMLQNAKAVEVLDSGYEDGPTLDTSAAAAGEEEDDDDDEERAKGTTATNASGPRTRSARRSTRMRNQPAEGDVEDPEPSAARLIAAAPAGDASAGDAPAESVRSPESEKEDTDDSDANDNNEEEEEEEEEEEEEEEEPQAKKPRTRSQLSDAASTDAATSDTKQAAAATNVNTAESAASKTRRKSINQPVKRRLRRRK, from the coding sequence ATGGCAAGAGGAAAGAAGGCAATAGAGGGGGGGGGACTGATGGCAATCAAGTGGTCCACTGTCGATGAGATCCGGTTGTTTAAATGGGTGGCGCAATTCAAGCCTGCGGGAATACACAAGCACTTTCATATGCGCTGCATTTTGGAGAGGCTAAACAATCCGAATGACTATCCTGTCACCTTGTTGCAGAATGACGAGCCCAGGAAGGTTTTCACTTCAGAAGATGTGTGGCTTAAGCTTGGAGAATATTACAATTTAGAAGAGGCAGATAAAGTGGAAGGGATCATACTTGATAAGGATGTGGAATTGGCGCGGCAACAGCTTGTGGTTGACAAGAAGCTAAGGCAAGTAGAAGAATTTTCGTTGCCGTGGAACGAGTATGGGGAGTTAATGCTACAGAACGCGAAGGCGGTGGAAGTTTTAGATTCTGGGTACGAGGATGGACCAACGTTGGATACAAGTGCGGCGGCGGCGGGGGAGGAAGAggacgacgacgacgacgagGAACGAGCCAAGGGTACCACTGCCACGAACGCCAGCGGTCCTCGAACCAGATCTGCCAGAAGATCCACCCGCATGCGCAACCAGCCCGCCGAGGGAGATGTCGAAGATCCAGAACCTTCGGCAGCTCGTCTAATTGCAGCGGCGCCAGCCGGGGATGCGTCTGCTGGGGATGCGCCAGCCGAGAGTGTCAGGTCCCCAGAGTCCGAGAAGGAGGATACAGATGATAGTGATGCCAATGACAATAAcgaagaggaggaggaggaggaggaagaggaggaagaggaggaggaagaacCGCAAGCAAAGAAACCGCGTACACGCTCACAACTCAGCGACGCTGCAAGCACGGATGCGGCCACATCGGACACCAAACAGGCTGCTGCAGCCACAAACGTCAACACTGCAGAGTCCGCAGCAAGCAAAACACGCAGAAAGTCCATCAACCAACCCGTAAAGCGAAGACTCAGAAGGAGAAAGTAG
- the YSF3 gene encoding U2 snRNP complex subunit YSF3 (similar to Ashbya gossypii AFR059W) — protein MSDKIRQEQLFHIMKQKHIGLGTDDTTKDEFFTQIHRDTYSSIVNHSALLEYTMISSPHDTKAETKLQMIEKMCVDYTNEHY, from the exons ATG TCCGATAAAATACGACAGGAACAACTGTTCCATATAATGAAGCAGAAGCACATTGGGCTGGGTACTGATGATACCACTAAGGATGAATTCTTTACGCAAATTCACAGGGATACTTACAGCAGCATAGTTAATCATAGTGCTCTTCTTGAATATACGATGATTAGCTCTCCCCATGATACCAAGGCAGAGACGAAATTGCAGATGATTGAAAAGATGTGCGTTGATTATACAAACGAACATTATTGA
- a CDS encoding uncharacterized protein (no homolog in Ashbya gossypii): MSGRIFAVILKRVLRGILGVPQLFYFPLCGGLRGRRYSVFRFCSPTRSGPCSVSWSRRRAVRGRGCVPKIVSLARVRRAHAFPAWQVAPRLLWGAEMHARVLGGGPCSRTLPM, translated from the coding sequence ATGTCTGGAAGAATATTCGCTGTCATTCTCAAGCGTGTTCTGCGCGGTATTCTTGGTGTTCCGCAGTTGTTTTATTTCCCGCTGTGCGGCGGACTCCGCGGTCGCAGGTATTCAGTGTTTCGTTTCTGTTCTCCGACGCGTTCTGGACCGTGTTCTGTTTCATGGAGCCGCCGCAGAGCGGTGCGTGGGCGGGGCTGTGTTCCTAAAATAGTATCCTTAGCCCGTGTCAGGCGCGCGCATGCATTCCCGGCGTGGCAAGTAGCTCCTCGTTTGCTGTGGGGCGCGGAGATGCACGCGCGCGTGCTGGGAGGCGGGCCTTGCAGTCGCACTTTGCCGATGTAA
- the SRV2 gene encoding adenylate cyclase-binding protein (similar to Ashbya gossypii AFR061W) — protein sequence MPEASFSIQGYNLVKLLKRLEDATARLEDVTIYQEGYVQSKIRKSSGRDAVAQASLNESPNKAVEGSKETDGGAGDISMGEDNPESIKEFEKFLSEKLDPLVSLAEEIDPLVYQSSSLFREAFQGQLDFLKAAVRSKRPVAGSETFMEAFKPINDKILSIGELKDANRQHKYFAHLNSVAEGAPLVSWVAVDTPVSQISDFKDASQFWTNRILKEFKDSEPNSIEWVKLFLGVFDDLKTYVKKYHTTGPSYNVDGIDFAEAYSQVICEKGPRSSDFASSSGAPPPPPPPPSSVFEVQSESGDQRQGGINAVFAELNQGENIMKSLKKVEKSQQTHKNPDLRASSSVPASSGAKTPPPKPKKPVGLKTKKLPRQELQGSKWFIENYEDQTDPIVIEANKDESVFIGHCKNVLVRINGKVNAVSVSESDRCNLLVQSSISGIEVIKSVNFGIQVENAVPQITIDNSDSGVIYLSKDSMHTEIFTSCSTSINVNVPTGDDDDFVEHPIPEQLKHSFTDGKLITNVFEHVG from the coding sequence ATGCCAGAAGCTAGCTTTTCTATACAAGGTTACAACTTAGTGAAGTTGCTGAAGAGACTGGAAGATGCTACTGCAAGGTTGGAAGATGTAACGATATATCAAGAGGGATATGTACAATCTAAAATACGTAAGTCTTCTGGAAGAGATGCAGTTGCACAGGCTAGTTTGAACGAGAGTCCAAATAAGGCTGTCGAAGGATCGAAGGAGACAGACGGTGGAGCTGGCGATATTTCAATGGGGGAGGATAATCCAGAAAGTATAaaggaatttgaaaagtttcTTTCTGAGAAGTTGGATCCCTTAGTGTCGTTAGCGGAAGAGATAGATCCTTTGGTGTACCAGTCTAGTTCCTTGTTCAGGGAGGCTTTTCAAGGCCAGCTTGACTTTTTGAAGGCTGCAGTGAGATCTAAAAGACCTGTTGCCGGATCAGAGACGTTTATGGAGGCTTTCAAGCCGATAAATGACAAAATTTTATCTATTGGTGAACTCAAGGATGCAAATAGACAGCATAAGTATTTTGCGCACTTAAATTCGGTTGCAGAAGGTGCTCCATTAGTCAGTTGGGTTGCTGTTGATACGCCAGTTTCTCAGATCTCAGATTTCAAGGATGCATCCCAATTTTGGACAAATAGGATATTGAAAGAATTCAAGGACTCCGAACCTAATTCTATTGAATGGGTTAAATTGTTCCTTGGagtttttgatgatttgaaaacatacgtaaaaaaatatcacaCCACTGGACCAAGTTACAATGTAGACGGCATCGATTTTGCTGAGGCATACTCTCAAGTCATCTGTGAAAAGGGGCCACGTTCTTCTGATTTTGCATCTTCAAGCGGAGCTCCACCTCCACCGCCTCCACCACCATCCTCAGTTTTTGAGGTGCAAAGTGAGTCTGGGGACCAGCGGCAAGGTGGTATTAACGCTGTATTTGCGGAATTAAATCAGGgtgaaaatattatgaagTCGCTAAAGAAGGTTGAGAAATCACAACAAACACACAAGAACCCAGACTTACGCGCTTCATCTTCTGTGCCTGCTAGCTCTGGAGCTAAAACACCTCCTCCAAAGCCCAAAAAGCCTGTTGGattgaaaacaaagaagcTGCCAAGACAGGAGTTGCAAGGCAGCAAGTggtttattgaaaattatgaagATCAAACTGATCCTATTGTCATTGAAGCCAACAAAGATGAATCTGTGTTCATTGGTCATTGCAAGAATGTTTTGGTGCGGATTAATGGTAAAGTCAATGCCGTTTCTGTAAGTGAAAGTGACCGCTGCAACTTACTTGTTCAATCTTCGATTAGCGGCATCGAAGTTATCAAATCTGTAAACTTTGGTATTCAAGTCGAGAACGCTGTCCCTCAAATCACTATAGACAACAGTGATTCTGGTGTGATTTATTTAAGCAAGGACTCCATGCATACAGAAATTTTCACTTCATGTTCCACTTCTATAAACGTTAATGTTCCAACTGGGGACGACGATGATTTCGTTGAACATCCTATTCCTGAGCAATTGAAGCATTCATTTACTGATGGGAAGCTAATAACTAATGTGTTTGAGCACGTTGGATAA
- the NAM9 gene encoding mitochondrial 37S ribosomal protein uS4m (similar to Ashbya gossypii AFR062C), translating to MPRKALLLKSLARGKIRASFNKYNLFNLYKKSQVDFRSKTLYQQKWTAKQETRAYHGEHLTESRWQTTFSPQLSSVAQLDASLKGGSVQSTPILLQTYAVLEKRLDFALFRAMFASSIRQARQFILHGNVFVNGVKIKHPGYQLKPGDIFNVKAEKVLQALGTKKPSLEDALKVDKKQITLWNRYVTEARNNPREVWESKLKHIKGLPASRPEKQQFLEFIKHYNSQVEQEKLRVLKGSTKVSTLAKIISVGQAIPAEEAVTVASFESAFHGDKHLGQSAFEIYQALVGSKVLTKFQGSSVDDMAAAIIGYKKETDIDDPLKKTVRTVSQSLNEFQLKQDETFRKIYDDKKGNLATCELPYDPEWVNKLPLHPQINVLKLREDPAAAQKSINLLWQTGLFGRQNPSKPYFTPWKPRPFLAPFAILPHHLEISFKTCHAVYLRDPVARPGHSEVISPFGLPVHQRAYMYYVRKGK from the coding sequence ATGCCTAGAAAAGCGCTACTACTTAAATCCCTTGCAAGGGGCAAAATCCGTGCTTCCTTCAACAAGTATAACCTGTTCAACCTGTACAAGAAATCGCAGGTTGATTTCAGATCCAAGACATTATATCAACAGAAATGGACCGCTAAGCAAGAAACAAGGGCGTATCATGGTGAACATTTAACTGAGTCTAGATGGCAAACTACATTTTCGCCCCAACTGTCTTCTGTGGCTCAACTTGATGCTTCTTTGAAGGGTGGCTCTGTGCAGTCTACACCTATTCTACTTCAAACATATGCGGTTCTTGAAAAAAGACTGGATTTTGCTTTGTTCCGTGCTATGtttgcttcttcaataagACAGGCTCGGCAGTTTATTCTTCACGGTAACGTGTTTGTCAATGGGGTCAAGATTAAGCACCCGGGGTATCAATTGAAGCCTGGTGATATCTTTAATGTGAAGGCTGAGAAAGTACTTCAGGCTCTCGGAACGAAGAAGCCAAGTTTAGAGGACGCCTTGAAGGTGGACAAGAAGCAAATCACCTTATGGAATAGATATGTGACTGAAGCACGCAACAACCCGCGTGAAGTGTGGGAGTCGAAGTTGAAACACATCAAGGGCCTGCCTGCATCTAGACCTGAAAAACAAcagtttttggaatttatcAAACACTATAATAGCCAGGTAGAGCAGGAGAAACTCAGAGTCCTGAAAGGTTCCACTAAGGTATCCACATTGGCAAAGATCATTTCAGTTGGTCAGGCCATACCAGCGGAGGAGGCAGTCACTGTTGCCAGTTTTGAATCCGCATTCCACGGTGACAAACATCTAGGCCAATCTGCTTTCGAAATTTACCAAGCTCTGGTTGGGTCCAAGGTCTTAACAAAATTCCAAGGCTCTTCCGTTGATGATATGGCTGCTGCGATTATAGGCTATAAAAAGGAAACTGATATCGATGATCCGCTTAAGAAAACTGTTAGGACGGTTTCTCAGTCTTTGAACGAGTTCCAATTGAAGCAAGATGAAACATTTAGAAAGATTTATGATGACAAGAAGGGTAACCTGGCTACATGTGAGCTCCCATATGACCCAGAGTGGGTAAATAAGCTGCCTTTGCATCCGCAAATCAATGTGCTGAAGCTTCGTGAGGACCCTGCGGCCGCCCAAAAGTCTATTAACTTGTTATGGCAGACAGGTTTATTTGGGCGTCAGAATCCTTCTAAGCCATATTTTACTCCTTGGAAACCTAGACCATTTTTGGCTCCATTTGCAATTTTACCACATCATTTGGAAATATCATTCAAGACCTGTCACGCTGTTTACTTGAGAGACCCAGTTGCCCGCCCGGGACATTCTGAAGTTATCAGTCCATTTGGTCTACCTGTGCATCAACGTGCTTACATGTACTATGTAAGGAAAGGTAAGTAG